In Castanea sativa cultivar Marrone di Chiusa Pesio chromosome 6, ASM4071231v1, a single window of DNA contains:
- the LOC142640305 gene encoding uncharacterized protein LOC142640305, whose amino-acid sequence MQSEIDYLRRRLDSKKRGRKNSSCSSSDSFEEKFGGKELPALEALHSEARLSAFSGVRTKKRKEMQGESGSYHGKGNDAMGKALRQISKSPFVARINRAKLPHRFSQLIFTIYNGRTDPVEYVSHFNQKMAIYLNNEALMCRVFPSSLGPVAMRWFDALTESSLASFEELTRAFGARFITCSRIPKPLDALLSMSMREGETLKTYSDRFWKMYNEIDGDVESVAVRTFKVGLPTKHGLRKSLTMKAAIDMRQLMDRIDKYKRVEKDQIQSKGKVKVYPKKKDPRGVGFQGSRPK is encoded by the coding sequence ATGCAGTCTGAGATAGATTACTTACGCAGGCGCTTAGATAGTAAGAAGCGGGGGAGAAAGAACTCATCTTGTTCTTCCAGTGACAGTTTCGAAGAAAAATTTGGAGGAAAGGAACTTCCAGCACTTGAGGCTCTTCACAGTGAGGCCCGTTTGAGCGCTTTTTCGGGTGTTAGGACAAAGAAGCGGAAGGAGATGCAAGGAGAGAGTGGATCATACCATGGTAAGGGaaatgatgcaatgggtaaagctTTGAGGCAAATTTCAAAATCTCCCTTTGTGGCCAGGATAAATAGGGCAAAACTCCCCCACCGGTTTTCTCAACTTATATTTACTATTTACAATGGGAGGACTGACCCTGTAGAATACGTCAGTCATTTTAATCAAAAGATGGCTATTTACTTGAATAATGAGGCGTTGATGTGCAGAGTGTTTCCCTCCAGTTTGGGGCCAGTAGCCATGcggtggtttgatgctttgaCGGAAAGTTCCCTAGCGTCCTTTGAAGAGTTGACAAGGGCATTCGGGGCACGGTTTATAACTTGTAGTAGGATCCCAAAACCCTTGGATGCGCTACTCTCCATGTccatgagggaaggagaaacACTCAAAACTTATTCTGATCGATTTTGGaaaatgtataatgaaattgacgGAGATGTTGAAAGTGTGGCTGTGAGAACTTTTAAGGTGGGTCTTCCCACGAAGCATGGATTGAGAAAGTCCTTGACAATGAAAGCAGCTATAGATATGCGCCAGCTGATGGACcggatagataaatataaacggGTGGAAAAGGACCAGATTCAAAGTAAAGGAAAAGTGAAGGTATATCCGAAGAAGAAAGATCCTCGGGGAGTGGGGTTTCAAGGCAGTCGGCCTAAGTGA